One part of the Nocardioides zeae genome encodes these proteins:
- a CDS encoding carboxypeptidase-like regulatory domain-containing protein, whose amino-acid sequence MHPTSSVPVRRGRHVAAALVALLLVLAGAAVALTGTSTTPRADAATAAAAKGRLVGAIRVGGSLYGGTVKVTVFDMNWKVLGATTARSTYQLSVAPGSYRIQVTDTRPTYDVNRFAPTDLTATVKSAQTVQRDASMRKGASITGTVRTNGAIASGARVVAANPYGQSFETIANRQGQFAIAGLPTANYSVFTYDARGQWADVSTFLRNRKVGTNTNIAINLKRRAGSLVVNIVGGKQQLPANGYVTARNSATGQWYVAKAKNGNVSFAGVMPGPYELTVPDSGNYLGRTGKVPGGRQVPAGNVLFTAFELLQRGGSVSGTVVDARVPTRTLKGVQVQLFNKYGTKVGSAWTTPSGRFLIEGPLRTDTGYKVVLSRPDGGWITFGPGGNDTCQYGTFTSSAFSISVGHTRALGNVPLKAIGHAQNPQCIPQTTSPTASPTTTAPTTAPTSSAPTSSAPTSAPTSPATSQPTSQPTSTVTVTVTATPTP is encoded by the coding sequence ATGCACCCCACCTCGTCCGTCCCCGTCCGTCGCGGACGGCACGTCGCCGCCGCCCTCGTGGCGCTCCTCCTCGTGCTGGCCGGTGCCGCCGTCGCGCTGACCGGCACGAGCACGACGCCCCGCGCCGACGCCGCCACCGCGGCCGCGGCGAAGGGCCGGCTCGTCGGCGCGATCCGCGTGGGCGGCTCGCTCTACGGCGGCACGGTGAAGGTGACGGTCTTCGACATGAACTGGAAGGTGCTGGGAGCCACGACGGCGCGCTCGACCTACCAGCTCTCGGTCGCCCCCGGCAGCTACCGCATCCAGGTCACCGACACCCGCCCGACGTACGACGTCAACCGCTTCGCCCCGACCGACCTCACCGCGACGGTCAAGTCGGCGCAGACGGTCCAGCGGGACGCCTCCATGCGCAAGGGCGCCAGCATCACCGGCACCGTCCGCACCAACGGCGCGATCGCCTCCGGCGCCCGCGTGGTCGCGGCGAACCCCTACGGCCAGTCGTTCGAGACGATCGCCAACCGCCAGGGCCAGTTCGCGATCGCCGGCCTGCCCACCGCGAACTACTCCGTCTTCACCTACGACGCCCGCGGCCAGTGGGCGGACGTCAGCACCTTCCTGCGCAACCGCAAGGTCGGCACCAACACCAACATCGCCATCAACCTCAAGCGTCGCGCGGGCTCGCTGGTCGTCAACATCGTCGGCGGCAAGCAGCAGCTGCCCGCCAACGGCTACGTGACGGCGCGCAACAGCGCGACCGGTCAGTGGTACGTCGCCAAGGCGAAGAACGGCAACGTCTCCTTCGCCGGCGTCATGCCCGGCCCCTACGAGCTCACCGTCCCCGACTCCGGCAACTACCTCGGTCGCACCGGCAAGGTCCCCGGCGGCCGCCAGGTGCCCGCGGGCAACGTGCTCTTCACGGCCTTCGAGCTGCTCCAGCGCGGCGGCAGCGTGTCCGGCACCGTCGTCGACGCCCGGGTGCCGACCCGCACCCTCAAGGGCGTGCAGGTGCAGCTCTTCAACAAGTACGGCACCAAGGTCGGCTCCGCCTGGACCACGCCGTCCGGCCGGTTCCTCATCGAGGGCCCGCTGCGCACCGACACCGGCTACAAGGTCGTGCTCAGCCGTCCCGACGGCGGCTGGATCACCTTCGGTCCCGGCGGCAACGACACCTGCCAGTACGGCACCTTCACGTCGAGCGCGTTCAGCATCAGCGTCGGCCACACCCGGGCCCTGGGCAACGTGCCGCTGAAGGCCATCGGCCACGCCCAGAACCCGCAGTGCATCCCGCAGACGACGTCGCCGACGGCGAGCCCGACCACGACGGCCCCGACCACGGCGCCCACGTCCTCGGCGCCCACGTCGTCGGCTCCGACCTCCGCGCCCACCTCGCCGGCGACGAGCCAGCCGACGTCACAGCCGACCTCCACCGTGACGGTGACCGTCACGGCGACACCCACTCCCTGA